AACGTCCAACTCGATGTCGGTTGGTCCGAGGCAGAACGGACAGAATCCGTCGGTAATCTGTGCGAGGACGTGGCGCGTGTACCGGGAGAAGATTGTTGGCAGTTCCTCACGCTCGCGCCCACGGAGGATTCCGGGCGGTGCCGGATTGGCGAGGATCTGTGTCTCACAGTCACCACACGTGATCTCGAAGTGATCACGGTCGTACACTGCCGACAGCGGTCCCTCACAGAGCGGACAGGGATCGTCGATCGGGATGGGATCGATCGTCACCTCGTCGTACGAGCCCGCGTAGACTGCCCCGAGGACCCGCAGGCCCGACATCGTCAGTTCGTAGCCGTCGTCGGTCTGGGTGACGAACCGCCCCTTGAGCTTCCCGAGGTGATAGTTGAACTGTCCGCTGTCGCGCATACCGACGCGTTCGCGGAGTCGTGAGAACGAGAGGGGGTCGTCCTCGGCGTAGAGCTCCTGCAGGATCGACAGCCGCGTCTCGTCGGCCAGCAGCGAGAAGGCCTCCTCGACGTCCGGCGTTGGTCCGGGCCCGCCAGGTGACTCGCGGTCGTCCATGTCCTCTCTTGATCGCTCTCGGACAAAACGTTCGGGGCCGACACACCGGAACGCTGAAATCACCCCGCGATTGGACATCGGGTATGGAGGACTGGGTGGAGACCCTGCTCCGGCTGTCGTCTCACACGTACCTCCTCGCCGCCGTGGTCGGTTTGGGTGTGACGCTGCTGTGGGCCAGACCGGGATCGGAGACGCTCCGTCTCGGACCGTTGGCACTGGACCTGTACTACATCACGCTCGGCACATTCGGGCTCCTCTTCGTGCTGTCGCTGACCCACGACCACGACCCCGAGGTGTACGCTCGCGGCTCCGACGAGGAGTCCGAGTGAAATTCCCCGGTCACTACTCGGCGGACTCGTTTTGCTCGTCCTCACCACTCACAAATTCGTACAACTGCTCGCCCGTCACGTCCATCCCCTGCCGAGCGAAGAAGTCGGCGACGTTCTCACAGTCGCGTTCGAGGAAGTCACCGGCGTTGGGGTGGTGTTTCGTGACCGCCTGCCCGAGGTCGATGACGACCAGCTGGCCGTCGTGGAAGACGATGTTGTACTCGCTCAGATCCCCGTGGACGAGGCCGGCGTCGTAGAGTCGCTGCATGTACTCGGCGACGACTTCGTAGGCAGTCTCGGGGTTCTCGATATGGACTTCGTTGAGTCGCTTGGCGCGGTCACCGTCGGTCGCGATGTACTCCATCACGAGGACGTTTCGCTCGACGGCGATCGGATTCGGGACGCGGACGCCGGCTTTCTGGGCGCGCTTGAGATTGGCGAATTCCTTGCGGACCCAGGCCATCACGACCTTCCGTTTGTCCTGGCCGATCCCCTCGAAGCGCGGGTCGCCGTCGAGATACCCGCGCATGTCCTTGAAGTCGCTCGAATTGATCCGGTAAACCTTGACGGCAACCTCCGCCTCGCCGGCTTTGGCCGTGTAGACGTTGGCCTCCTTGCCAGTCGAGATGGGGCCGCCGAAGGCGTCGATGTGGCCGTCCTGGACGAGTTTGTAGATCGCCGCGTAGGTCGCCTCGTCGAACACCGATTCCTCTAGCTTGAACCGCTCGGTGTCTTTGATGCGCTTGCGGAATTCGTTGAACTCGCGGTCGCGCCGCCGCGCGATGCGGTCGGCCTCTGTGTCCTCGACGTCGATCTCCTCCCACTCGTCGCCTGGTGAGTCGACGGCGTCTGGCTCCACGAGTTCGAACTCGCCTGTCATCTACCCCCGGCTACGACGCCGAGACTCAAAAGAAGCGGGTCTGTTGGATCAGTCGTCGTCCATTTCGGCCTCGACCTCGTCGGTGTCGACCTGCGATCGTCGTTTCGCGGCCCGCTCGATGAACTCCCGCGGCAGTTCGTCGATCTCGCCCGCCTGCACGGCCCAGAGGTTCGCATAGAGACCGTCCTCGGCCAGCAGCTCCTCGTGGGTCCCGCGCTCGACGATCCGGCCGTCCTCGATAACGACGATCTGATCTGCGTCCTTGATCGTCGACAGCCGGTGGGCGATAGCGAACGTCGTTCGGTCCGCAGTGAGCGAGTCCAGGCTCTTCTGGATGAGCATCTCCGTCTCGGTGTCGACGTCGCTCGTCGCCTCGTCCAGCACCAGAATCTCGGGATCCTTGAGGATCGCTCGGGCGATGGCGATCCGCTGGCGCTGGCCGCCCGAGAGCTTGACGCCCCGTTCGCCGACTTTCGTCTCGTACCCCTCGGGGAGGTTCTGGATGAACTGGTGGGCTTCGGCCATCTTCGCGGCCTCGACGACTTCCTCGTGGTCGGCGTCGAAGGTGCCGTAAGTGATGTTCTCTTCGACGGTGCCGTAGAACAGGAAGGTCTCCTGGCTGACGTAGCCGATCTGCCGGCGAAGACTCGGAATCGTCACGTCCCGAACGTCGGTCCCGTCGATACGAATCGCCCCCTCGTCGACGTCGTACATCCGCAACAGGAGCTTGAGGACGGTCGACTTGCCCGCGCCGGTCGGCCCGACGAGCGCGACGGTGTCGCCGCCCTCGACTTCGAAGGTGATGTCCTCGACGATGATCTCCCCAGTGTCTTCCTCGTCGGTGGAGTCCGCATCGTAGTCGTACCCGAAGGTCACGTCGTCGTAGACGACCCGACCGTCGGTCACGTCGAGTGGGTCGGCGTCGGGATCCTCGGCGATCCGGCTGGGCGTGTCCATCAGGCCGAAGATCCGCTCGGCGGAGGCGTAGGCCCGCTGGTACATGTTGATGATCTGTCCGAACTGCGCCATCGGCCAGATGAACCGCTGCGTGAACAGGATGAACACGACGAACTCGCCAGTCAGAAGGTCGCCGTTGAGCACCCACAGCCCGCCGACGATGAACGTGAGGACGAAGCCGATGCCCGAGATCAGTCGGAGGCCGGGGAAGAACTTGATCCGGGTTCCGATGGCGTCCCAGTTGGCGTCGAAGTACTCCTGGGAGACGTCGTCGACCCGCTCTGACTCGAAGGACTCCGTATTCGAGGTCTTGATGACCTGGATGCCACCGAGGTTGTTCTCCAGTCGGGAGTTGAGCTGGCCCACCGACGAGCGCACGTCGGCGTACTTGGGCTGGATAATCTCGATGAACTTCTTGGTGAAGAAGGCGATCAGCGGGACCGGGACGAGCGCGATCAGCGCCAGTTGCCAGTTGATCCAGAAGAGGATGGCTGCGATGCCGACGACCATCACGCCCAGGCGGAAGACCGAGTTCATCCCGTCGTTCAGAAACCGTTCGAGTCGATTCACGTCGTTGCTGAGGACGGACATCATCTCGCCGGTCTGCTTGTCGGCGTAGAAGTCCATGTTCAGCCGCTGCATCTTGTCGTAGGTGTCTGTCCGGACGTCGTGCTGGATGTGCTGGGCGAAGTTGTTCCAGCCCCAGTTGCGCGCCCAGTGAAAGCCGGCGGCGAACAGGAAGGCCCCGGCCACTAGCCCGCCAGTGAGCCAGAGCTGTCCGGCCTGGGTCGTCGGGAGCCACGAATCGGGGATCAACAGGAGGCCGAAACTGGTCTCCTGGCGGATGATCGCGTCGATCGCAAGCCCCAGCAGGAGCGGGGGTAACAGATCCAAGACGCGAGCGAAGATACTGGCGATCAGCCCGGCCGCGAAGTAGCCCTTGTTCTCGCGACCGTACTCGGCGAACAGACGGCGCATGGGTCGGTCGACACGCTCGCGCTCGTCTTCGAACGCGTCCTCGTCGTCGGCGGCGTGAACGTCCACACCCGTTTCAGGGAACCGTCGGCCAAAAGCCCGTCGCCAACGTGTTAGGTGGTCACGTTCGACGGGACGACGACCCGATCACCGACGCCGAGTCCAGTGGTGTTGGCGTACCCCTGCGGGACTTCGAGGACATACTTGCCAGTGCCGGGGTAGCGCTGGAGGTCGTCACCGGGCGTCTTCGAGGGGACGGGCGCGTGCTGGATCGTGGTGACGGTCCCGTTGGGCGCGACGAAGACGATATCGAGAGGAAAGCTCATGTCACGCATGATGAACTCGTGGCGGTCTGACTCGGGGAAGACGAACAGCATGCCCTCGCCAGCCTGTAGCGAGTCGGTCTCGCTCAAGCCGACGTAGCGCTCGCGCTCGGTGTCGGCGATCCGGACGTCGACAGTGGCCAGTTCGGTCCCGTTCTCGTCGGCGAGCGCGACGGTCGCTCGGTCGTAGTCGAGGGGGTGTAACAGTCCCCCGAGTGGGCCGGTCGGACTGAGCGCCCAGAACCCGATGGCGAGGACGACCAGCCCTAACGCGACGAGCGTGACGAGGCGGTCGCGGTCGGGCCACTCCATGCAGTTGCGGAGGGGCGGACCCGGGGTAAGGTCGTCGGTCCAGAGAGTAAGCGTTATTCACGCGGCTGGTCAACTCGGAGGTACGGGTCCGTGGTCTAGTTGGTTATGACGCGGCCTTTACAAGGCCGAAGCCAGCGGTTCAAATCCGCTCGGGCCCATTTTTCATATAATTTACATTAATTCGAGCCATCACACGCTCCGGTTCGTTCCAGCACGACGGCGTAGCCGTAGACGCCGAAGTCCTGGGGATCGCCGTACTGGATCGTCCGGGGGTAGATTCCCGCGCGGACCATGTCCCAGGTCGGGTCGAACGGCTCGCCGCCGTCACGGAAGGGGGGCTGGGGGCCGAATCGTTCGGCGACTTCGTATGGGTAGGCGCCATTGGCCGAGAGCAGCGATTCGAGGAAGGTGGGAACGCCAGGTCGGGCCCAGCGGTCCGCGAGTTGGCTGTGGTTCTCGGGGGCGAGCCAGAGCATCGATCGCTGGTAGTTGAGCACGACGTAGTCGGGACAGCGGTGCTCGATCAGTCGCATCCAGTTGGCGAGCACCATGCCTCGTGTGCCGTCGGTCGGCCGATAGATCGTCCAGCCGTGCGGGACAGCGGCTTCCTGGGAGTCTCCGGAGTAGGTCTCGACGGTCGCGTTCTCGCCACCGTGTTCGATCAACCACGAGACTGCCTGATCGCGGGGCTGGGTCGCGTACCCAACCGTGCCGACGCCCGCGTAGATCGCGGTCGTGACCAGCAGGACGGCTGTCACTCCCTGAAAGAGGCGGTGGGCGTCGACAGCACCGACCGTCCTCGGGCTGTCGGCCAGCCAGCGCAGCGCCAGCGCGACCAGCACGATCGCGAGCGGGAACATCGGCAGCAAGTGGTGTGTCCGGAAGTACGCCCACGTCGAGAACACGGCGGTCATCACGACGATTCCGGCCAGCGCGAGAACCATGCCGTCGGTCTCCAGTGACGGGTCGCTGTCGGCCGACGACTGGCCGCGTAGACGGGCGAGTGCGGGCGGGAGCACCCGGCGGCCGAGACCGCCGACCGCAGCGACGACGCCACCCAGACAGGCGATCGCGAGCGGCCACCCGAGACCGTTGACCGTCCCGCGGACGTACCACCACCAGGCCGGACGGCCGAGCCAGCCGTGGCTGTTGGTCTTCTCGTTGGCCACGCGGTCGAGCCGGTCGAGCAGGACCTCGTGCCCGTTGAGAACGACGCTCGGGAACGCGAGGTACATGACCGCCAGCGCGACGACGGGCCCGCCGATGAGGACGCCCGGCCGGGCGAGTGCTCGAACGGGGTCGTCGGCCCGCCTCGCGTGGAGCAAGTAGGCCATCCCGAGCATCACGGCGGTGATCCCGGCGGTCGGCTTGAACGCGATCGCCAGCCCGCCGACGGCGCTGCCCCAGAGGAACAGCCGTCGAGACCCGGTCTCGACGTACCGGATCGCGAGGTAGAACGCCAGCAGGATACAGAACAGCGCGGGGACGTCCTCGCCGGCCTCGTGACCGAGGAAGATCAGTCCCCAGGTCAGCGCCAGTAGTAGCGCGGCCAGTCGTCCCGTCGCACGGTCGCGAAGTTTCGTCCCGATCCGGTACAGCAGATAGACACAGCCGACCGCCAGCAGGGCGTTGACCAACCGGGCCGGCAGAACCGTCGCCCACCACAGCCACGCCGGAATCGCTTGCCAGTGGGCGTAGAAGTCGGTCCCGAGGGCTCCAAGGAGGTCCGAGAAGACGTGCCCGTCACCGATCGCGAAGGTGAGCACGATCGCCGGCAGCGCTACGAGGCCGTAGAGATACAGCGTCGGCCCGAACACACGCCAGTAGGAGGTTCCGTCCTGAAGCGCCTCGAGCGTGAGCCCGTCGTCGGCAACGAACCCGGCGACTTCCATCGAGTCGACGACCCGCCAGCGTTCGTCACGGGTCGCGAAGTTCGGCAGGCGATGCCAGATCCAGAACGTCGCAAGCACCGCCGACACCAGGAGGATGTACTTCAGATAGGGGTCTGCCGCCAGATCCTCTCGGAACTGATCGCTGGCGCGTTCGAGCGGGGAGGGCAGCCACATCACCACCAGCTATCCGACGACGATACAAAAAGACAGTCGCTCTGGGATCGTCTCGGAACCGACGTCGTTCCGGGATCGTCTCGAAATCGTTAATTGAACGCGACAGGTACGGTCTGACAGTTCCCTCGGGAGCCAGGTACGAAATGTCTGCTCAATCGACCCACGACGGTGTGTCTGTCGACACCCAGCGCCAGCAGGCCGAGCTGTCGGTACTCGCGATCGTGCCCGCCTACAACGAGGCCGGAACGATCGCGGACGTCGTCAGCGAGACCCGGGCGTACGTCGACAAGGTCGTCGTGATCGACGACGCCAGCACGGACGACACCGCCGAGACGGCCCGGGAAGTCGCCGATGGCGTGGTCTCGCTACCCAAGAACATGGGTGTCGGCGGGGCCGTCCACACCGGTTATCTCGTCGGCACCCGCGAGCACTTCGACGTCGTCGTCCAGATCGACGGCGACGGCCAGCACGACCCCGCGGACATCCCCCGGCTGCTGGCCAAGGTCGTCGAGGAAGACGCCGACATGGTGATCGGCAGTCGGTTCCTCAACGACAGCTACAAGGAGTACAGCCTGGTCCGGCGGGCCGGCATCCGGTTTTTCACCTGGGAAGTCAACGCCCTGAGCGACCTGAATATCACCGACGTCACCAGCGGCTTCCGGGCGTACACGACCGAACTCCTCGCGGATCTCTCCCGGCCCGAGAACAGCCACTGGGCGCTCGAACAGACCCTCGAAGCCTCTCGGAAGGGCTACAAGATCGTCGAGATCTCGACGCCGATGCCCCCGGAGACCGACGGCTCGCAGTTCGACCTCGGCACGTTTCTGAAGTACCCGCCGCGGATGCTCAAGACCACGCTGAAGGTGCTACTGTTCCGATGACCGGACTCGCACTCGCGCCGATCCACGTGATCGGTGTGATCGCCGGACTCGCGTTGCTCTACCAGAGTTATCGGCTGGTCAGCGATCGCAAGGAGGGCGTCTTCGAGTTCCTCCTGTGGGCCGGCTTCGGCGTCGCGCTGCTCGTCATCTCGGTCGGGAGCGCGATCACGAGTGTCGATCTGCTCGGCGGACTGGAAGGCGCGATGGCACTGCTTGGGTTCGCTCGCGGTCCCGAGTCGGTCCTGTTCGTCTCGAATCTCCTCCTGTTGTTCCTGGTCTTCTACAGCTACATCCAGCTCGTCGAGAGTCGCAAGCAGCTGTCGGATCTCAACCAGGAGCTGGCACTGTTGCGCTACGACCTCGATCAGCGGACCGACGACGATGACTGAGATGCCCAGTGCCGTGCTCTCGATCGACTTCGAGAGCTTCGCGCACACGCCCGCCTACCGGAGCGCCAGCGGCTCGATTCCCGATCCCGAAGCCGTCGGCCCGGGCACGATGGAGCGCCTGCTCTCGACCCTGGAGGAGTACGACGCCGACGCGACCTTTTTCGTCGTCTCTGACGTCGCCCAGCGCGACCCCGACCGGATCGTCGCCGCGGCCGAGGCCGGCCACGAAATCGCCTCGCATACGCATACCCATCCACTCCTGACCGACTGCACGCCCGACCAGCGGCGCGAGGAACTCGAACGCTCCCGAGCGGTCCTGGAGTCGGTGACTGGCGTCGAGGTCGACGGCTTTCGCGCGCCGGCGTTCGACTTCGGCGACGATCACTTCGAGTTGCTCGCCGAGGCGGGCTACAGCTACGATTCGAGCGTCGCGCCCTGTCGGTCGATCCCCGGTTGGTACGGCGGTGAGTGGGGCGTCCACGAGCCGACGCCCGCGAGCGACCTCAGCCCGGGCGCACCCGAGTCGCTGACCGAACTGCCTATTGCCGTGATGCCCGGGATCGGCCTGCCCCTGACGGGTACCTGGATCCGGTTTTTCGGCGTCCATTACACGCTGCTCGGGATGCAACTACTCGCTCGCAGGGGAATCACGCCGGTCCTGTACGTCCACCCCTGGGAACTGGCGACGTTGCCGAACGTCGAAGGGGTCCCGAAGCGCGTGTACGTCCGGACGGGCGCGTGGATGTGGCGGGCGATCGAACGCATCCTCGCGAGCGACTTCGAATTCGTCACCGCTCGCGAGGTTGTGGAGGCGAGCAATGAGTGATCTCAGAGGGCGGCTGCTATGGCTCCTCCGGTACGGTATCGGCTTCGTCGCGCTTGGCTGGCTCGTCTGGCAGGCCGATTGGGGGATCATCCTCGAACGGCTGTCGGGGATGGCCCCTGCGGCTGTCGCGGTCGTCCTCGGCGCGTCAGTGCTGGGGACGGTCGCGCAGTTCTGGAACTGGCACGTGCTGTTGAACCGTCTGCAGCCGACGCCGTTTCGTGCGGCCGCCGGTGTCATGCTCACGGTCAGGTTTGTCAACCATCTCACGCCCTCCCAGGCAGTGGGGAAGTCCCTCGCACCGGCGGTGTTGCGCCAGTACACTGGCTACTCCTGGGGGACGGTCGTCGCGGTCGCGACGCTCCATACGGCGCTGTTCGCGCTGCTGTACGGAATCGTCGCCTTCGCCGGATTGGCCGCCTTTGCTACAGAGTTGTCGGTCGGTCTCCTGTTGGTGATCGCCGCCTCTGCGGGGCTGTACCTGGTCGTCGGTCCCCTCTTGCTGGTGGCCGGGGCTCGCCTCGGTGGAGCGGCGACGCTCGCCGACGGCCTCCGTCGACGGACGCCGATCGATCGACTGCCCTACGCCGAGGTCGTCCTCACGACGATGGTCGACGCGTTGCCGGATATCGGGGCCGAGACGGCCGAGACACTCTCGAAACTCCGCCGTGATCCGATCGCTGTCGGCGGCTACGTCCTCGGATGGTCGGTCGCGCTGCTGGCCATGCCTGCACTGCGGGTGTGGCTGTTGCTCTCGGCGGCAGGCGTGGAGTTCACTCCGCTGTATCTGTTGCCACTGGCGCTGGTGACCGCCTACGCCGTGACACTGCTGCCGATCACGCCCGGTGGGATCGGCGTCGCCGAGGCCTCCGCCACGCTGGTGCTGGCCGCACTGGGCGTCCCGGCCGCCATCGCCGGCCCGACCATCCTCATCGATCGGTTTCTGGGGACGTATCTTCCTGCGGTGATCGGCTGGTATCCGACGATGCGGCTCGGGCTGCCGTGGGAGAGCACGGAGTAGCCCCACTCTGAAGTCGAGTCCGAGACGGAAGTGGACAGACATTTCACAGCCGACCGGATACTCCCAGCCATGACTCGAACGTTCGTCCTGGGACTCGACGGCGCGAGCTGGCGGCTGTTAGAGCCGTGGATCGAGGCCGGCGAGCTCCCCAACATCGCGGCGCTCCGCGACTCGGGCACCTGGGCCGAGAGTCGCAGTTGCCTCCCGCCCGTGACGTTCCCCAACTGGAAGTGCTACGCCTCCGGGAAGAATCCCGGCGGCTTCGGCGTCTTCTGGTTCGAGAAGGTCGACCTCGAAAACGGGGAAATTTCGGTCTGCAACGGCAGCGACTTCGACACGCCCGAACTGTGGGACTACCTCAACGACGAGGGCCAGACGGCAGGTGTGATGAACATGCCATCGACGTACCCGCCGCGGGACATCGAGGAGTTCATGGTTTCTGGTGGACCGGACGCCGTCGAAGGCGAGTATCGTTCCCTGGAGGAGGGCTACACCCAGCCGCCTGAACTGGCAAGCGAACTCGAAGACCGCTTCGGCTATCGCGTCCACCCCGACCCCCTGCTATCCAGCAACGACGAAACAGGTGCAGAAGTCGACGCGATTCTCGACCTCTTCGAGGCGCGCCTGGAGGCTGCGGTCACGCTGTTCGAGGAGCGAAACCTCGATTTCACCCATCTCACCCTCTTTTATCTGAACGTCTTGCATCACTTCTTCTGGGACGCCGAACCCACCAAACGGGGCTGGAAGATCGTCGACGAGTGGGTCGGCCGGCTCGATAATCTCGAAGACACCGACATCATCCTGATGTCCGATCACGGGGCCGCCGCGACCCAGACAGAATTCTACGTCAACGAGTGGCTCGCCCAGAACGGCTACCAGACCCGGACCGGGAGCGTCGACACCTACTTCCAGCGGATCGGCGTGACCCGCGAGAACGCCCTGGCGGTCGCAAAGCGCCTCGGGATGGTCGATTTCCTCTCGAAAGTCGTCCCCGAGCGCGTCCAGCAACTGGTTCCACAGGAAGCCGGGGTCAAGCGCGGGCGGAAACTCGACGCCATCGACCTCCCCGAGACGAAAGCCGTCGCCAGCGCACAGGGCCCGATCTACGTCAACCCCGCCTACGACGTCGATTCGGTGGCCGAGAGCCTGATCGAGGACCTCCGAGAGCTGGAAGACGAGCACGGCCCGCTGTTCACGAACGTCTATCGCGGCGAGGAGATCTACAGCGGCCCCTACCTCGAGGAAGCGCCGGAGGTCGTCGTCGAGCAGCGCCCCGGCGTCCACGTCAACGACGGCATGGGCGGCGGCGAAATCACGACCGAACCCGCTCGCTGGGCTGCCGAAAACACCAATACCGGAATCTTCGTCGCCTCCGGTCCCTCCTTCGAGGCCGGCGGCGAGCACGAGCAGATCTCGATCACGGACATGGCTCCGACCATCCTCGCCAGCGCGGACGCGGCGATCCCGACGGATATGGTCGGCGACGTACTCGATATCTTCAGCGAAGAACCCGACGTCGAGAACCGCGAGCCACTGACGGACACGGGCCAGCGCTCGGCCGCTGGCGACGACGTCACCGAGCGACTCGAGCAATTGGGCTACATGGAGTAGCGAGACGCCGCCCTCCTTCTCACGGCCGCGGATCGAGATAGTCTGCCAGTTCGACGCCGAAGTCCTCGGCCAGCGTCGCGACTTCCTCCCCGGGGAGGACGTCGTAGTCGTTGGCCATCGTACTCTCGACGTGCGTCCCGAGCGCGACCTCGAAGACAGCGCCGCTGTCGAGGAGTGCTGCGGCGGTCGTGTGCTCACGCTCGCGTTCGACGACGTAGCGATCCCCCTCGATGAACGGGCCGGTGACCGTCTCGTCGCTCTCGTAGCGCCCGAAGAACCCTTCGGCGTGCTGGCGGACGTGTACTGGCGGCCCCTCGTGGCGGGCGACGGCCGGCCGCTCGAGGACTTCGAGTTCGGCCAGCAGGACGGCTCGCTCGTCGTCCGCGAACAGATCCGAACGCAGGACGTCGAAGCCCTCGCGGTCGAGCAGGCTCACGATTCCAGCCAGTGACTTTCGAAGCTGCGGGTAGAGGTCGTCCTCGACGAGGTCAGGCGTCTCGAAGACGAGTGCAACGGGTGTCGTCTCCCGCTTCTCGAACGCCGCGGCCACGGCGTCCGTGTCGAGCGGGTCGCGCTCGGCCGGGAGGAACAGGTCCACCCGGGGGTCGGCCAGCAGTTCGCGAGCGTAGTGCTGGAGTCTTGCGACGTTGGACTCGCTGCAGACGGCCGCGACGTTGCGCTCGGGATCGGTGGGGTCGATCACGACGAGCGGATCGTCGAAGGTCGCTCGACCGTGGTCTTCGGGGTCGATTTTCACGGGCGGATGCCAGTCTGCGGCCG
The Halapricum salinum genome window above contains:
- a CDS encoding winged helix-turn-helix domain-containing protein, which encodes MDDRESPGGPGPTPDVEEAFSLLADETRLSILQELYAEDDPLSFSRLRERVGMRDSGQFNYHLGKLKGRFVTQTDDGYELTMSGLRVLGAVYAGSYDEVTIDPIPIDDPCPLCEGPLSAVYDRDHFEITCGDCETQILANPAPPGILRGREREELPTIFSRYTRHVLAQITDGFCPFCLGPTDIELDVEKVPGIGATHRCRHCGVEMTMATGASLLQVSEVVAFALEHGIDVREVPLWSQNAVFGADERLIEDEDDPAAIEVEITLDDDTLLVRLDDALQVVETTRS
- the rio1 gene encoding serine/threonine-protein kinase Rio1, with the translated sequence MTGEFELVEPDAVDSPGDEWEEIDVEDTEADRIARRRDREFNEFRKRIKDTERFKLEESVFDEATYAAIYKLVQDGHIDAFGGPISTGKEANVYTAKAGEAEVAVKVYRINSSDFKDMRGYLDGDPRFEGIGQDKRKVVMAWVRKEFANLKRAQKAGVRVPNPIAVERNVLVMEYIATDGDRAKRLNEVHIENPETAYEVVAEYMQRLYDAGLVHGDLSEYNIVFHDGQLVVIDLGQAVTKHHPNAGDFLERDCENVADFFARQGMDVTGEQLYEFVSGEDEQNESAE
- a CDS encoding ABC transporter ATP-binding protein; its protein translation is MDVHAADDEDAFEDERERVDRPMRRLFAEYGRENKGYFAAGLIASIFARVLDLLPPLLLGLAIDAIIRQETSFGLLLIPDSWLPTTQAGQLWLTGGLVAGAFLFAAGFHWARNWGWNNFAQHIQHDVRTDTYDKMQRLNMDFYADKQTGEMMSVLSNDVNRLERFLNDGMNSVFRLGVMVVGIAAILFWINWQLALIALVPVPLIAFFTKKFIEIIQPKYADVRSSVGQLNSRLENNLGGIQVIKTSNTESFESERVDDVSQEYFDANWDAIGTRIKFFPGLRLISGIGFVLTFIVGGLWVLNGDLLTGEFVVFILFTQRFIWPMAQFGQIINMYQRAYASAERIFGLMDTPSRIAEDPDADPLDVTDGRVVYDDVTFGYDYDADSTDEEDTGEIIVEDITFEVEGGDTVALVGPTGAGKSTVLKLLLRMYDVDEGAIRIDGTDVRDVTIPSLRRQIGYVSQETFLFYGTVEENITYGTFDADHEEVVEAAKMAEAHQFIQNLPEGYETKVGERGVKLSGGQRQRIAIARAILKDPEILVLDEATSDVDTETEMLIQKSLDSLTADRTTFAIAHRLSTIKDADQIVVIEDGRIVERGTHEELLAEDGLYANLWAVQAGEIDELPREFIERAAKRRSQVDTDEVEAEMDDD
- a CDS encoding DUF192 domain-containing protein; its protein translation is MEWPDRDRLVTLVALGLVVLAIGFWALSPTGPLGGLLHPLDYDRATVALADENGTELATVDVRIADTERERYVGLSETDSLQAGEGMLFVFPESDRHEFIMRDMSFPLDIVFVAPNGTVTTIQHAPVPSKTPGDDLQRYPGTGKYVLEVPQGYANTTGLGVGDRVVVPSNVTT
- a CDS encoding glycosyltransferase family 39 protein encodes the protein MWLPSPLERASDQFREDLAADPYLKYILLVSAVLATFWIWHRLPNFATRDERWRVVDSMEVAGFVADDGLTLEALQDGTSYWRVFGPTLYLYGLVALPAIVLTFAIGDGHVFSDLLGALGTDFYAHWQAIPAWLWWATVLPARLVNALLAVGCVYLLYRIGTKLRDRATGRLAALLLALTWGLIFLGHEAGEDVPALFCILLAFYLAIRYVETGSRRLFLWGSAVGGLAIAFKPTAGITAVMLGMAYLLHARRADDPVRALARPGVLIGGPVVALAVMYLAFPSVVLNGHEVLLDRLDRVANEKTNSHGWLGRPAWWWYVRGTVNGLGWPLAIACLGGVVAAVGGLGRRVLPPALARLRGQSSADSDPSLETDGMVLALAGIVVMTAVFSTWAYFRTHHLLPMFPLAIVLVALALRWLADSPRTVGAVDAHRLFQGVTAVLLVTTAIYAGVGTVGYATQPRDQAVSWLIEHGGENATVETYSGDSQEAAVPHGWTIYRPTDGTRGMVLANWMRLIEHRCPDYVVLNYQRSMLWLAPENHSQLADRWARPGVPTFLESLLSANGAYPYEVAERFGPQPPFRDGGEPFDPTWDMVRAGIYPRTIQYGDPQDFGVYGYAVVLERTGACDGSN
- a CDS encoding glycosyltransferase family 2 protein, which gives rise to MSAQSTHDGVSVDTQRQQAELSVLAIVPAYNEAGTIADVVSETRAYVDKVVVIDDASTDDTAETAREVADGVVSLPKNMGVGGAVHTGYLVGTREHFDVVVQIDGDGQHDPADIPRLLAKVVEEDADMVIGSRFLNDSYKEYSLVRRAGIRFFTWEVNALSDLNITDVTSGFRAYTTELLADLSRPENSHWALEQTLEASRKGYKIVEISTPMPPETDGSQFDLGTFLKYPPRMLKTTLKVLLFR
- a CDS encoding DUF2304 domain-containing protein, producing MTGLALAPIHVIGVIAGLALLYQSYRLVSDRKEGVFEFLLWAGFGVALLVISVGSAITSVDLLGGLEGAMALLGFARGPESVLFVSNLLLLFLVFYSYIQLVESRKQLSDLNQELALLRYDLDQRTDDDD
- a CDS encoding polysaccharide deacetylase family protein, which codes for MTEMPSAVLSIDFESFAHTPAYRSASGSIPDPEAVGPGTMERLLSTLEEYDADATFFVVSDVAQRDPDRIVAAAEAGHEIASHTHTHPLLTDCTPDQRREELERSRAVLESVTGVEVDGFRAPAFDFGDDHFELLAEAGYSYDSSVAPCRSIPGWYGGEWGVHEPTPASDLSPGAPESLTELPIAVMPGIGLPLTGTWIRFFGVHYTLLGMQLLARRGITPVLYVHPWELATLPNVEGVPKRVYVRTGAWMWRAIERILASDFEFVTAREVVEASNE
- a CDS encoding lysylphosphatidylglycerol synthase transmembrane domain-containing protein, with translation MSDLRGRLLWLLRYGIGFVALGWLVWQADWGIILERLSGMAPAAVAVVLGASVLGTVAQFWNWHVLLNRLQPTPFRAAAGVMLTVRFVNHLTPSQAVGKSLAPAVLRQYTGYSWGTVVAVATLHTALFALLYGIVAFAGLAAFATELSVGLLLVIAASAGLYLVVGPLLLVAGARLGGAATLADGLRRRTPIDRLPYAEVVLTTMVDALPDIGAETAETLSKLRRDPIAVGGYVLGWSVALLAMPALRVWLLLSAAGVEFTPLYLLPLALVTAYAVTLLPITPGGIGVAEASATLVLAALGVPAAIAGPTILIDRFLGTYLPAVIGWYPTMRLGLPWESTE